A window of the Scandinavium goeteborgense genome harbors these coding sequences:
- the hupB gene encoding nucleoid-associated protein HU-beta — MNKSQLIDKIAAGADISKAAAGRALDALIASVTESLQSGDDVALVGFGTFAVKERAARTGRNPQTGKEITIAAAKVPGFRAGKALKDAVN; from the coding sequence GTGAATAAATCTCAACTGATTGACAAAATTGCTGCAGGTGCGGATATCTCTAAAGCTGCTGCTGGACGTGCGTTAGACGCTTTAATCGCTTCCGTTACCGAGTCTCTGCAGTCCGGGGATGACGTTGCACTGGTTGGTTTTGGTACTTTTGCTGTTAAAGAGCGTGCTGCCCGTACTGGTCGCAACCCGCAAACAGGTAAAGAGATCACCATCGCTGCTGCCAAAGTGCCAGGTTTCCGTGCAGGTAAAGCACTGAAAGACGCGGTAAACTGA
- the lon gene encoding endopeptidase La: MNPERSERIEIPVLPLRDVVVYPHMVIPLFVGREKSIRCLEAAMDHDKKIMLVAQKDASTDEPGVNDLFTVGTVASILQMLKLPDGTVKVLVEGLQRARISALSDDGEHFSAKAEYLESPAIDEREQEVLVRTAISQFEGYIKLNKKIPPEVLTSLNSIDDPARLADTIAAHMPLKLTDKQSVLEMSDINERLEYLMAMMESEIDLLQVEKRIRNRVKKQMEKSQREYYLNEQMKAIQKELGEMDDAPDENEALKRKIDASKMPKEAKEKTEAELQKLKMMSPMSAEATVVRGYIDWMVQVPWTARSKVKKDLRQAQEVLDTDHYGLERVKDRILEYLAVQSRVNKLKGPILCLVGPPGVGKTSLGQSIAKATGRKYIRMALGGVRDEAEIRGHRRTYIGSMPGKLIQKMAKVGVKNPLFLLDEIDKMSSDMRGDPASALLEVLDPEQNVAFNDHYLEVDYDLSDVMFVATSNSMNIPAPLLDRMEVIRLSGYTEDEKLNIAKRHLLSKQIERNALKPSEITVDDSAIVSIIRYYTREAGVRSLEREISKLCRKAVKQLLLDKTLKHIDINGENLHDYLGVQRFDFGRADSENRVGQVTGLAWTEVGGDLLTIETACVPGKGKLTYTGSLGEVMQESIQAALTVVRARAEKLGINGDFYEKRDIHVHVPEGATPKDGPSAGIAMCTALVSCLTGNPVRADVAMTGEITLRGQVLPIGGLKEKLLAAHRGGIKTVLIPDENKRDLEEIPDNVIADLDIHPVKRIEEVLALALQNAPYGMQVETVK; the protein is encoded by the coding sequence ATGAATCCTGAGCGTTCTGAACGCATTGAAATCCCCGTATTGCCGTTGCGCGATGTGGTGGTTTATCCGCACATGGTCATTCCCTTATTTGTAGGGCGGGAAAAATCTATCCGTTGTCTCGAAGCGGCCATGGACCATGATAAAAAAATCATGCTGGTTGCTCAGAAAGACGCTTCAACGGATGAGCCGGGTGTAAACGATCTTTTCACCGTCGGGACCGTGGCCTCTATTTTGCAGATGCTGAAGCTGCCTGACGGCACCGTCAAAGTACTGGTTGAAGGCTTGCAGCGTGCGCGTATTTCCGCGCTGTCTGACGACGGCGAGCATTTCTCGGCGAAAGCGGAGTACCTTGAGTCTCCGGCAATCGACGAGCGCGAGCAGGAAGTGCTGGTACGCACTGCCATTAGCCAGTTTGAAGGCTATATCAAGCTCAACAAGAAAATCCCACCAGAAGTGCTGACGTCGCTGAACAGCATCGACGATCCTGCACGTCTGGCGGACACCATCGCAGCGCACATGCCGCTGAAGCTGACTGATAAACAGTCAGTGCTGGAAATGTCCGACATCAACGAGCGTCTGGAATACCTGATGGCGATGATGGAATCGGAAATCGATCTGCTGCAGGTTGAGAAACGCATTCGCAACCGCGTCAAAAAGCAGATGGAGAAATCCCAGCGCGAGTACTATCTGAACGAGCAAATGAAAGCCATTCAGAAAGAACTCGGCGAGATGGACGATGCGCCGGACGAAAATGAAGCCCTGAAGCGTAAAATTGACGCCTCTAAAATGCCGAAAGAGGCAAAAGAGAAGACCGAAGCCGAGCTGCAGAAGCTGAAAATGATGTCGCCGATGTCTGCGGAAGCGACTGTCGTTCGTGGCTACATTGACTGGATGGTGCAGGTTCCATGGACTGCCCGCAGCAAAGTTAAAAAGGACCTGCGTCAGGCGCAGGAGGTTCTCGATACCGACCATTACGGTCTGGAACGCGTGAAAGATCGCATCCTCGAGTATCTCGCAGTCCAGAGCCGCGTGAACAAACTCAAAGGCCCAATTCTGTGTCTGGTTGGACCACCAGGGGTAGGTAAAACGTCTCTGGGTCAGTCCATCGCGAAAGCGACCGGGCGTAAGTACATCCGTATGGCGCTGGGCGGCGTGCGTGACGAAGCAGAAATTCGCGGTCACCGTCGGACTTACATCGGTTCCATGCCGGGTAAACTTATCCAGAAAATGGCGAAAGTGGGCGTTAAAAACCCATTATTCCTGCTGGATGAAATCGACAAAATGTCGTCCGATATGCGTGGCGATCCGGCGTCAGCTCTGCTGGAAGTTCTTGATCCAGAACAGAACGTAGCGTTCAACGATCACTATCTCGAAGTCGATTACGACCTCAGCGATGTGATGTTTGTGGCGACCTCTAACTCCATGAACATTCCGGCTCCACTGCTGGATCGTATGGAAGTGATTCGTCTGTCCGGTTACACCGAAGACGAGAAGCTGAACATCGCGAAACGTCATTTGCTGTCGAAGCAGATTGAGCGAAACGCGTTAAAGCCGAGCGAAATTACGGTCGATGACAGTGCGATTGTCAGCATCATTCGCTACTACACTCGTGAAGCGGGCGTGCGTAGTCTGGAGCGTGAAATCTCCAAACTGTGCCGTAAAGCGGTGAAACAGCTGCTGCTGGACAAAACGCTCAAGCACATTGATATCAATGGTGAAAACCTGCATGACTATCTCGGCGTGCAGCGCTTTGACTTTGGCCGTGCCGACAGCGAAAACCGTGTCGGTCAGGTGACTGGCCTGGCGTGGACCGAAGTGGGTGGCGACCTGTTGACCATCGAAACCGCGTGCGTTCCAGGTAAAGGCAAACTGACCTATACCGGCTCGCTGGGTGAAGTGATGCAGGAATCCATTCAGGCAGCGCTGACCGTCGTGCGTGCTCGTGCAGAGAAGCTGGGTATTAACGGCGACTTCTACGAAAAACGCGACATTCACGTGCACGTACCGGAAGGGGCAACCCCGAAAGACGGTCCAAGTGCCGGTATCGCAATGTGTACCGCGCTGGTGTCGTGTCTGACCGGCAACCCGGTTCGCGCTGATGTGGCGATGACCGGTGAAATCACGCTCCGTGGCCAGGTTCTGCCTATCGGCGGTCTGAAGGAAAAACTGTTGGCGGCCCACCGCGGTGGCATTAAGACAGTTCTGATCCCAGATGAAAATAAACGCGATCTGGAAGAAATTCCTGATAACGTGATCGCCGATCTGGATATCCATCCTGTTAAGCGGATTGAAGAAGTTCTGGCCCTTGCACTGCAAAATGCGCCGTATGGCATGCAGGTAGAGACCGTAAAATAG